The following proteins come from a genomic window of Misgurnus anguillicaudatus chromosome 10, ASM2758022v2, whole genome shotgun sequence:
- the LOC129449059 gene encoding uncharacterized protein isoform X2: MWTNGLPVLLQVPGYQGRISVTATQLTITNSQLSDSGTYSVSVEPSASSGLGVNTQSIQLKVLDAVNGVTLSLPGVPQEGKNMSLLCKWSAGTDVNVLWGKGGAALSSDTRITINGGSLVISPASRDDSGQYTCTVNNSVSARTASSSLSVYYGPDAPQLNKTSSACVGGGDATVGQTVRLTCTSASLPPASFSWELNGQPVTAGQSGTGVLNLQIYSTSQGGRYTCTARNDITGATSAQQIDVVIVGTCLSGGAVAGIVIACFVALLIIIIVIIVLLRQRKVDQRVKEAFELQKTNQNNGHMVSVPPLHDNNTLPVNGNLNNSSSQNQQIFTSLPNNSNGNIHAAAQNGLGNTNPLRHNGHLSTDAFQHNLSALSNNDHPNTLSYPNNSRSNPQPVQQNPNILIQTGNSQPGAPVPTVHVNLSTLPNTDQHISAQPHTVNVNLNTYPPEASQPSHRNADPRESTLQRQHANPNLLNPSQGGSPRSDNPAQTGVDDALMNRSHQPSGLIQTSYSHPSNRTDTRRRPDNSQSSREEHPRRSNPTQMPWDLLRGTPAYPNPQIDSSDSGGSLERQPRSSRDTRGARSGQRHRVAEPPTPQVNSSDSGGSSERRPRSPRDTRGARSGQRHRVAEPPGGVNQTAPAARGRDPQRSVAPNHSQISPDVQNIIQSQNQTAPRQAVTQAKLPQSQNVTNLPQEATIPYHNETHDRPRTQATYTQTMPQPSSPLTQEALRQHTIQTENPFINRNQQTQTVLQNPGAPSKPSQPTQKPNKAGQKPPTPPPVLQPDEFQALPRERVHQTRNLQPVHVARQPVHMPHPHRSPNMHRQTRVWHTSPQRMPPMHPAMHPAMHPAMHPAMHPAMHPAMHPGMHGQPVHVRQVHRGKPRH, translated from the exons ATGTGGACGAACGGATTGCCGGTTTTACTACAAGTACCCGGATACCAGGGCAGAATCTCTGTTACCGCCACTCAGCTTACAATCACCAACAGCCAGCTTAGTGATTCTGGGACTTATAGTGTCTCAGTCGAACCTTCTGCATCCAGTGGACTCGGGGTTAACACACAATCGATACAGCTCAAAGTCTTGG ATGCTGTGAATGGAGTAACTTTGTCTCTACCCGGGGTGCCTCAGGAAGGCAAAAACATGTCGTTGCTTTGCAAATGGTCTGCAGGGACTGATGTCAATGTGCTTTGGGGTAAAGGAGGCGCTGCGCTGTCCTCTGACACCCGCATTACAATCAATGGTGGATCTCTGGTCATCAGTCCGGCCAGTAGAGATGATTCAGGACAATATACATGCACGGTCAACAACTCTGTCAGTGCCCGAACTGCCAGCTCCAGCCTCAGCGTTTAct ATGGTCCGGATGCCCCACAGTTGAATAAGACCTCATCTGCGTGTGTTGGTGGAGGAGACGCCACAGTCGGCCAAACCGTCCGTCTCACCTGCACATCCGCATCTCTACCTCCAGCTTCATTTTCGTGGGAACTTAACGGCCAACCGGTGACCGCAGGCCAGTCGGGCACTGGCGTGCTGAATCTGCAGATCTACTCGACCAGTCAGGGTGGCCGTTACACCTGCACAGCACGAAATGACATCACAGGGGCGACATCTGCGCAGCAGATTGATGTGGTCATTGTTG GCACTTGTCTCAGTGGAGGAGCTGTGGCAGGGATCGTCATTGCCTGTTTTGTTGCGCTCCTCATAATTATCATTGTCATTATTGTGCTTTTGCGACAAAGAAAAG TTGATCAAAGAGTCAAGGAAGCTTTTGAACTTCAGAAAACAAACCAGAATAATGGCCACATG GTTTCTGTTCCTCCACTGCACGACAACAATACTCTTCCTGTCAATGGAAACCTAAACAACTCGAGCTCACAGAACCAGCAGATCTTTACCAGTCTTCCCAATAACAGCAATGGAAACATTCATGcagcggcacaaaatggccTTGGCAACACCAACCCACTCCGTCACAATGGACATTTGAGCACTGATGCTTTTCAGCACAACTTAAGTGCACTTTCAAACAATGACCATCCAAACACTCTTTCATATCCAAACAACTCCAGGTCGAACCCACAGCCTGTCCAACAGAATCCTAACATTTTGATTCAAACGGGTAATTCTCAACCTGGTGCGCCTGTCCCTACAGTTCATGTAAACCTCAGCACGTTGCCAAATACTGACCAGCACATAAGCGCACAGCCTCACACAGTGAATGTCAATCTCAACACGTACCCTCCAGAAGCAAGCCAGCCAAGTCACCGAAACGCTGACCCGAGGGAAAGCACGCTACAGAGACAACACGCTAACCCCAACCTTCTGAATCCATCTCAGGGTGGCTCTCCTAGATCGGATAATCCAGCACAGACCGGGGTTGACGATGCTTTGATGAATAGATCTCATCAACCCAGCGGACTCATTCAGACCAGTTACTCGCATCCTAGCAACCGAACAGATACTAGACGTCGCCCTGACAACTCGCAGTCATCGAGAGAAGAGCATCCCCGACGTTCCAACCCTACTCAGATGCCGTGGGACCTTTTGCGGGGGACACCAGCTTATCCCAACCCCCAAATTGACAGCTCGGACAGCGGTGGATCCTTAGAGCGGCAGCCTAGATCTTCACGAGACACAAGGGGTGCTCGTTCCGGTCAAAGGCACAGAGTTGCTGAACCTCCCACCCCCCAAGTTAACAGCTCGGACAGCGGTGGATCCTCAGAGCGGCGGCCTAGATCCCCACGAGACACACGGGGTGCTCGTTCCGGTCAGAGGCACAGAGTGGCCGAACCTCCAGGTGGGGTGAACCAGACGGCTCCTGCGGCCCGAGGAAGAGACCCCCAGAGATCGGTCGCACCTAACCACTCTCAAATCAGCCCAGATGTGCAGAACATTATACAGTCTCAAAACCAGACCGCCCCTAGACAAGCAGTAACTCAGGCCAAACTCCCTCAGAGTCAGAACGTCACGAATCTACCTCAAGAAGCAACCATACCTTATCACAACGAGACACACGATCGTCCTCGGACACAAGCGACCTACACGCAGACCATGCCACAGCCATCTAGCCCTCTAACTCAGGAAGCCCTTCGCCAGCACACCATCCAGACGGAGAACCCCTTCATCAACCGAAACCAGCAGACTCAAACCGTCCTGCAGAACCCCGGTGCTCCATCTAAACCTTCTCAACCCACCCAGAAGCCCAACAAAGCAGGTCAGAAGCCACCCACTCCACCTCCGGTGCTGCAGCCGGATGAGTTCCAGGCGCTGCCACGGGAACGTGTGCACCAGACGCGCAACCTTCAGCCTGTGCATGTGGCCCGTCAACCCGTTCACATGCCACATCCACACAGATCTCCAAACATGCACAGGCAGACTCGAGTATGGCATACAAGCCCTCAACGAATGCCACCCATGCACCCAGCCATGCACCCAGCCATGCACCCAGCCATGCACCCAGCCATGCACCCAGCCATGCACCCAGCCATGCACCCAGGCATGCACGGACAGCCTGTGCATGTGAGACAG GTCCACAGAGGAAAACCCAGGCACTGA
- the LOC129449059 gene encoding uncharacterized protein isoform X1: protein MNILLHPAVVFILTGLALVVKCLDPVPIQFLKDPVLVASGNNAIFAIQSASDASLIRWITPGNITLAMWTNGLPVLLQVPGYQGRISVTATQLTITNSQLSDSGTYSVSVEPSASSGLGVNTQSIQLKVLDAVNGVTLSLPGVPQEGKNMSLLCKWSAGTDVNVLWGKGGAALSSDTRITINGGSLVISPASRDDSGQYTCTVNNSVSARTASSSLSVYYGPDAPQLNKTSSACVGGGDATVGQTVRLTCTSASLPPASFSWELNGQPVTAGQSGTGVLNLQIYSTSQGGRYTCTARNDITGATSAQQIDVVIVGTCLSGGAVAGIVIACFVALLIIIIVIIVLLRQRKVDQRVKEAFELQKTNQNNGHMVSVPPLHDNNTLPVNGNLNNSSSQNQQIFTSLPNNSNGNIHAAAQNGLGNTNPLRHNGHLSTDAFQHNLSALSNNDHPNTLSYPNNSRSNPQPVQQNPNILIQTGNSQPGAPVPTVHVNLSTLPNTDQHISAQPHTVNVNLNTYPPEASQPSHRNADPRESTLQRQHANPNLLNPSQGGSPRSDNPAQTGVDDALMNRSHQPSGLIQTSYSHPSNRTDTRRRPDNSQSSREEHPRRSNPTQMPWDLLRGTPAYPNPQIDSSDSGGSLERQPRSSRDTRGARSGQRHRVAEPPTPQVNSSDSGGSSERRPRSPRDTRGARSGQRHRVAEPPGGVNQTAPAARGRDPQRSVAPNHSQISPDVQNIIQSQNQTAPRQAVTQAKLPQSQNVTNLPQEATIPYHNETHDRPRTQATYTQTMPQPSSPLTQEALRQHTIQTENPFINRNQQTQTVLQNPGAPSKPSQPTQKPNKAGQKPPTPPPVLQPDEFQALPRERVHQTRNLQPVHVARQPVHMPHPHRSPNMHRQTRVWHTSPQRMPPMHPAMHPAMHPAMHPAMHPAMHPAMHPGMHGQPVHVRQVHRGKPRH, encoded by the exons ATGAACATCCTGCTGCATCCTGCTGTTGTTTTCATATTGACAG GTCTAGCTTTGGTCGTCAAGTGTTTGGACCCTGTTCCcattcagtttttgaaagaccCAGTGCTGGTGGCGTCGGGGAACAATGCGATCTTCGCGATACAGAGCGCTTCTGATGCGTCCCTTATCAGATGGATTACTCCAGGAAACATCACGCTGGCCATGTGGACGAACGGATTGCCGGTTTTACTACAAGTACCCGGATACCAGGGCAGAATCTCTGTTACCGCCACTCAGCTTACAATCACCAACAGCCAGCTTAGTGATTCTGGGACTTATAGTGTCTCAGTCGAACCTTCTGCATCCAGTGGACTCGGGGTTAACACACAATCGATACAGCTCAAAGTCTTGG ATGCTGTGAATGGAGTAACTTTGTCTCTACCCGGGGTGCCTCAGGAAGGCAAAAACATGTCGTTGCTTTGCAAATGGTCTGCAGGGACTGATGTCAATGTGCTTTGGGGTAAAGGAGGCGCTGCGCTGTCCTCTGACACCCGCATTACAATCAATGGTGGATCTCTGGTCATCAGTCCGGCCAGTAGAGATGATTCAGGACAATATACATGCACGGTCAACAACTCTGTCAGTGCCCGAACTGCCAGCTCCAGCCTCAGCGTTTAct ATGGTCCGGATGCCCCACAGTTGAATAAGACCTCATCTGCGTGTGTTGGTGGAGGAGACGCCACAGTCGGCCAAACCGTCCGTCTCACCTGCACATCCGCATCTCTACCTCCAGCTTCATTTTCGTGGGAACTTAACGGCCAACCGGTGACCGCAGGCCAGTCGGGCACTGGCGTGCTGAATCTGCAGATCTACTCGACCAGTCAGGGTGGCCGTTACACCTGCACAGCACGAAATGACATCACAGGGGCGACATCTGCGCAGCAGATTGATGTGGTCATTGTTG GCACTTGTCTCAGTGGAGGAGCTGTGGCAGGGATCGTCATTGCCTGTTTTGTTGCGCTCCTCATAATTATCATTGTCATTATTGTGCTTTTGCGACAAAGAAAAG TTGATCAAAGAGTCAAGGAAGCTTTTGAACTTCAGAAAACAAACCAGAATAATGGCCACATG GTTTCTGTTCCTCCACTGCACGACAACAATACTCTTCCTGTCAATGGAAACCTAAACAACTCGAGCTCACAGAACCAGCAGATCTTTACCAGTCTTCCCAATAACAGCAATGGAAACATTCATGcagcggcacaaaatggccTTGGCAACACCAACCCACTCCGTCACAATGGACATTTGAGCACTGATGCTTTTCAGCACAACTTAAGTGCACTTTCAAACAATGACCATCCAAACACTCTTTCATATCCAAACAACTCCAGGTCGAACCCACAGCCTGTCCAACAGAATCCTAACATTTTGATTCAAACGGGTAATTCTCAACCTGGTGCGCCTGTCCCTACAGTTCATGTAAACCTCAGCACGTTGCCAAATACTGACCAGCACATAAGCGCACAGCCTCACACAGTGAATGTCAATCTCAACACGTACCCTCCAGAAGCAAGCCAGCCAAGTCACCGAAACGCTGACCCGAGGGAAAGCACGCTACAGAGACAACACGCTAACCCCAACCTTCTGAATCCATCTCAGGGTGGCTCTCCTAGATCGGATAATCCAGCACAGACCGGGGTTGACGATGCTTTGATGAATAGATCTCATCAACCCAGCGGACTCATTCAGACCAGTTACTCGCATCCTAGCAACCGAACAGATACTAGACGTCGCCCTGACAACTCGCAGTCATCGAGAGAAGAGCATCCCCGACGTTCCAACCCTACTCAGATGCCGTGGGACCTTTTGCGGGGGACACCAGCTTATCCCAACCCCCAAATTGACAGCTCGGACAGCGGTGGATCCTTAGAGCGGCAGCCTAGATCTTCACGAGACACAAGGGGTGCTCGTTCCGGTCAAAGGCACAGAGTTGCTGAACCTCCCACCCCCCAAGTTAACAGCTCGGACAGCGGTGGATCCTCAGAGCGGCGGCCTAGATCCCCACGAGACACACGGGGTGCTCGTTCCGGTCAGAGGCACAGAGTGGCCGAACCTCCAGGTGGGGTGAACCAGACGGCTCCTGCGGCCCGAGGAAGAGACCCCCAGAGATCGGTCGCACCTAACCACTCTCAAATCAGCCCAGATGTGCAGAACATTATACAGTCTCAAAACCAGACCGCCCCTAGACAAGCAGTAACTCAGGCCAAACTCCCTCAGAGTCAGAACGTCACGAATCTACCTCAAGAAGCAACCATACCTTATCACAACGAGACACACGATCGTCCTCGGACACAAGCGACCTACACGCAGACCATGCCACAGCCATCTAGCCCTCTAACTCAGGAAGCCCTTCGCCAGCACACCATCCAGACGGAGAACCCCTTCATCAACCGAAACCAGCAGACTCAAACCGTCCTGCAGAACCCCGGTGCTCCATCTAAACCTTCTCAACCCACCCAGAAGCCCAACAAAGCAGGTCAGAAGCCACCCACTCCACCTCCGGTGCTGCAGCCGGATGAGTTCCAGGCGCTGCCACGGGAACGTGTGCACCAGACGCGCAACCTTCAGCCTGTGCATGTGGCCCGTCAACCCGTTCACATGCCACATCCACACAGATCTCCAAACATGCACAGGCAGACTCGAGTATGGCATACAAGCCCTCAACGAATGCCACCCATGCACCCAGCCATGCACCCAGCCATGCACCCAGCCATGCACCCAGCCATGCACCCAGCCATGCACCCAGCCATGCACCCAGGCATGCACGGACAGCCTGTGCATGTGAGACAG GTCCACAGAGGAAAACCCAGGCACTGA